A stretch of Lactuca sativa cultivar Salinas chromosome 6, Lsat_Salinas_v11, whole genome shotgun sequence DNA encodes these proteins:
- the LOC111890597 gene encoding histone H3.2 has product MARTKQTARKSTGGKAPRKQLATKAARKSAPATGGVKKPHRFRPGTVALREIRKYQKSTELLIRKLPFQRLVREIAQDFKTDLRFQSSAVAALQEASEAYLVGLFEDTNLCAIHAKRVTIMPKDMQLARRIRGERA; this is encoded by the coding sequence ATGGCACGAACAAAACAAACTGCCCGCAAATCCACCGGTGGAAAGGCTCCCAGAAAGCAGCTTGCTACTAAAGCTGCTCGTAAATCTGCTCCGGCGACCGGAGGTGTGAAGAAGCCACACAGATTCAGGCCCGGAACTGTTGCCCTAAGAGAGATCCGTAAGTACCAGAAGAGCACAGAGTTGTTGATCCGCAAACTTCCATTTCAGAGACTTGTGAGAGAAATCGCTCAAGATTTCAAGACAGATTTAAGGTTCCAGAGCAGTGCTGTTGCTGCACTTCAAGAGGCGTCGGAGGCTTACTTGGTGGGTTTGTTTGAAGATACTAATTTGTGTGCAATTCATGCTAAGAGGGTTACAATTATGCCTAAGGATATGCAATTGGCTAGAAGGATTCGAGGTGAGCGGGCTTAG